The following proteins are encoded in a genomic region of Streptococcus cristatus AS 1.3089:
- a CDS encoding DUF951 domain-containing protein, with protein MYELGTFVEMKKPHACTIKSTGKKANRWEVIRMGADIKIRCSNCEHVVMMSRYDFERKMKKVIE; from the coding sequence ATGTACGAACTTGGAACTTTTGTAGAAATGAAAAAGCCCCATGCCTGTACCATTAAGTCAACGGGCAAGAAGGCCAATCGTTGGGAAGTTATCCGCATGGGAGCAGATATCAAGATTCGCTGCAGCAACTGCGAACACGTTGTCATGATGAGCAGATATGATTTTGAAAGAAAAATGAAGAAGGTCATTGAATAG
- a CDS encoding DUF1307 domain-containing protein encodes MKKMTIKTFVLSFLTMFTLLFLAACSSSPKKAYFQLIDQKTKQDSRITLEYKGDDLLNNETSNVFYYEPIGLTKDTAKEQIGGYMQTLENIKGLTNKIEYKDDHLTQKMTMDFSKADISELKSKQLIQTDGDQKANYISYKETVKSLEASGYKEVKDGKFEDLK; translated from the coding sequence ATGAAAAAAATGACAATTAAAACTTTTGTTCTTTCTTTCTTGACCATGTTTACTTTACTTTTTTTAGCTGCCTGCAGTAGCAGCCCTAAAAAAGCCTATTTTCAGTTGATTGACCAAAAGACCAAGCAAGACAGTCGGATCACTCTTGAGTATAAGGGCGATGATTTGCTGAACAATGAAACCAGCAATGTTTTCTATTATGAGCCTATCGGATTGACAAAAGATACCGCCAAAGAGCAAATTGGGGGCTACATGCAAACGCTGGAAAACATTAAAGGACTTACTAATAAAATCGAGTATAAAGACGATCATTTGACGCAAAAGATGACGATGGATTTTAGCAAGGCAGATATCTCAGAACTGAAAAGCAAGCAGCTTATTCAAACAGATGGAGACCAAAAAGCTAATTATATCAGTTATAAAGAAACGGTAAAATCCCTCGAAGCTTCTGGTTATAAAGAAGTCAAAGACGGCAAATTTGAAGATCTTAAATAA
- the ychF gene encoding redox-regulated ATPase YchF — translation MALTAGIVGLPNVGKSTLFNAITKAGAEAANYPFATIDPNVGRVEVPDSRLDKLTELIKPQKKVPTTFEFTDIAGIVKGASKGEGLGNKFLANIREVDAIVHVVRAFDDENVMREQGRESDFVDPMADIETINLELILADLESINKRYARVEKMARTQKDKDSVAEFNVLQKIKPVLEDGLSARTIEFTEEEQKIVKGLFLLTTKPVLYVANVGEDEVADPDNIDYVKQIREFAATENAEVVVISARAEEEISELDDEDKAEFLEAIGLTESGVDKLTRAAYHLLGLGTYFTAGEKEVRAWTFKRGMKAPQAAGIIHSDFEKGFIRAVTMSYDDLVKYGSEKAVKEAGRLREEGKEYIVQDGDIMEFRFNV, via the coding sequence ATGGCTTTAACAGCAGGGATTGTTGGACTGCCTAATGTAGGTAAGTCAACTTTATTTAATGCAATTACAAAAGCAGGGGCAGAAGCTGCCAACTACCCTTTTGCGACCATTGATCCAAATGTCGGTCGGGTAGAGGTGCCAGATTCTCGTTTGGACAAATTAACAGAATTGATTAAACCTCAAAAGAAGGTTCCCACTACATTTGAGTTTACAGATATTGCTGGTATTGTAAAGGGAGCTTCAAAAGGAGAAGGACTAGGGAATAAATTCTTGGCCAATATCCGTGAAGTGGATGCTATCGTCCATGTAGTTCGTGCCTTTGATGATGAAAATGTCATGCGGGAACAGGGGCGTGAGTCTGACTTTGTCGACCCTATGGCTGATATTGAGACCATCAATCTAGAGCTTATTTTGGCCGATTTAGAAAGTATCAACAAACGCTATGCGCGTGTTGAGAAGATGGCTCGTACCCAGAAGGATAAGGACTCGGTTGCAGAATTTAATGTTTTACAAAAGATCAAGCCAGTTCTGGAAGACGGTCTGTCAGCTCGCACAATTGAGTTTACAGAAGAAGAACAAAAAATCGTCAAAGGTCTCTTTCTTTTAACGACTAAACCTGTGCTTTATGTGGCCAATGTCGGTGAAGATGAGGTGGCCGATCCTGACAATATTGACTATGTGAAGCAGATTCGTGAATTTGCGGCTACAGAAAATGCTGAAGTTGTTGTCATTTCAGCGCGTGCAGAGGAAGAAATTTCTGAACTAGATGATGAAGACAAGGCAGAATTTTTGGAAGCTATCGGCTTAACAGAATCAGGTGTAGACAAATTGACACGTGCAGCCTATCATCTGTTGGGGCTTGGAACCTACTTTACTGCTGGTGAAAAGGAAGTCCGAGCTTGGACCTTCAAGCGTGGCATGAAAGCTCCTCAGGCAGCTGGAATCATTCACTCAGACTTTGAGAAAGGTTTCATCCGAGCAGTGACGATGTCTTATGACGATTTAGTGAAATATGGCTCTGAAAAGGCTGTAAAAGAAGCTGGCCGCTTGCGTGAAGAAGGAAAAGAATATATCGTTCAAGATGGCGATATTATGGAATTCCGCTTTAACGTGTAA
- the pth gene encoding aminoacyl-tRNA hydrolase yields the protein MTKLIVGLGNPGDKYFETKHNVGFMLVDKMCKELNLKFTADKIFQAEIASTFLNGEKVYFVKPTTFMNESGKAVHALLTYYGLDIDDLLVIYDDLDMEVGKIRLRTKGSAGGHNGIKSIIKHIGTQEFKRVKIGIGRPKNNMSVIHHVLGKFDEEDYISILNTLEKVDSAVNHYLQTENFEQTMQQYNG from the coding sequence ATGACAAAATTAATTGTTGGATTGGGAAATCCAGGAGATAAATATTTCGAAACAAAACACAATGTTGGTTTTATGTTAGTTGACAAGATGTGTAAAGAATTAAATCTAAAGTTTACAGCAGATAAGATTTTTCAAGCAGAAATTGCTTCAACCTTCTTGAATGGAGAAAAAGTCTATTTTGTAAAACCAACTACTTTTATGAATGAAAGTGGGAAAGCAGTCCATGCCTTGCTCACTTACTACGGCTTGGATATAGATGACTTACTCGTTATCTATGATGATCTGGATATGGAAGTTGGGAAAATCCGTCTTCGTACCAAGGGTTCAGCTGGCGGACACAATGGTATCAAGTCCATCATTAAACATATTGGAACACAGGAATTCAAGCGAGTAAAAATTGGCATAGGAAGACCTAAAAATAATATGTCAGTTATTCATCATGTTTTAGGGAAATTTGATGAGGAAGATTATATCAGTATTTTAAATACATTAGAGAAAGTTGACAGTGCTGTAAATCATTATTTACAAACTGAGAATTTTGAGCAAACAATGCAACAATACAATGGATAA